A single region of the Rhizobium sp. NLR16a genome encodes:
- a CDS encoding TIGR02301 family protein, producing MIPVRRVVLSLLVLAGPAMAQGKNTAPAQEEIAPPVATVPYDDKLARLAEVLGSVHYLRTLCKAPGGDEWREGMKQLLDSETGNEPQRKERLTAAFNRGYRTFASVYTDCTPAAIVAEERYRNEGATLATEITSRFGN from the coding sequence ATGATTCCCGTTCGACGCGTTGTCCTGTCTCTGCTCGTGCTTGCCGGCCCTGCCATGGCGCAGGGCAAGAATACGGCGCCTGCGCAGGAGGAGATTGCGCCGCCGGTCGCGACCGTGCCCTATGACGACAAGCTGGCGCGGCTCGCCGAAGTGCTGGGTTCGGTGCATTATCTGAGAACGCTTTGCAAGGCGCCGGGCGGGGATGAGTGGCGGGAAGGCATGAAGCAACTGCTCGATTCGGAGACAGGCAACGAACCGCAGCGCAAGGAAAGGCTCACCGCCGCCTTCAATCGCGGCTACCGAACCTTCGCGTCCGTCTACACGGATTGCACCCCGGCGGCCATCGTGGCAGAAGAGCGCTACCGTAACGAAGGTGCAACACTCGCCACAGAAATTACCTCGCGCTTTGGAAATTGA
- a CDS encoding NUDIX domain-containing protein has product MTSTAKAASSAILERDGRFLLVLRRNPPSADMYAFPGGRAEPGETPEQTALREFREETGISAHNPRLFSTYDLKTHGPDGSIRSHFFLSVFCVDSDREMVAEAADDAAALGWYTVEEIRRLPVPQSVLECAERLAGGE; this is encoded by the coding sequence ATGACCTCCACCGCCAAAGCCGCCTCCTCCGCCATTCTCGAACGCGACGGGCGATTCCTTCTGGTGTTGCGACGCAACCCGCCCTCTGCCGACATGTATGCCTTTCCCGGCGGGCGCGCCGAGCCGGGCGAAACGCCGGAGCAGACGGCGCTGCGGGAGTTCCGCGAGGAAACCGGCATCTCGGCGCATAATCCGCGGCTGTTTTCAACTTATGACCTCAAGACGCATGGGCCGGATGGCAGCATTAGGAGTCATTTCTTCCTGTCAGTCTTTTGCGTCGACTCCGACCGGGAAATGGTGGCGGAAGCCGCCGACGATGCGGCGGCGCTTGGCTGGTATACCGTGGAGGAGATCCGGCGGCTGCCTGTGCCGCAAAGCGTGCTCGAATGCGCGGAACGGCTGGCGGGCGGTGAATAG